One Nesterenkonia populi DNA window includes the following coding sequences:
- the uraH gene encoding hydroxyisourate hydrolase, with translation MSLITTHVLDNSTGLPAAGIAVVLAAPNGDQIAVGTTDEDGRIGELGPEALDPGAYQLRFATGEHFAARGQQTFFPEVVITFDVGDAAHYHVPLLLSPFAYSTYRGS, from the coding sequence ATGAGCCTCATCACTACTCACGTACTGGACAACTCCACGGGCCTGCCCGCTGCAGGGATCGCCGTCGTCCTTGCCGCTCCGAACGGGGACCAGATCGCCGTGGGCACCACCGATGAGGACGGGCGCATCGGAGAGCTCGGCCCGGAAGCGCTCGATCCCGGGGCCTACCAGCTGAGGTTCGCCACCGGGGAGCACTTCGCCGCCCGCGGGCAGCAGACCTTCTTCCCCGAGGTCGTCATCACCTTCGACGTCGGCGACGCCGCGCACTACCACGTGCCCCTTCTGCTGAGCCCCTTCGCCTACTCCACCTACCGCGGCAGCTGA
- the uraD gene encoding 2-oxo-4-hydroxy-4-carboxy-5-ureidoimidazoline decarboxylase, whose product MRLGAFNDEPVEQAGELLSTCAPIPSWRAGILARRPYASVADLRETAAELAEGWTDQEVDAALAHHPRIGEKVSGDDAEAAASRREQGGLSEDEEARLAWIEANQEYEQRFDRIFLIRAKGRTPEEMMDQLRERLASSPEAENRVRREQLAEIALLRLDEAITD is encoded by the coding sequence GTGAGACTCGGGGCATTCAATGATGAGCCGGTCGAGCAGGCCGGGGAGCTGCTGAGCACCTGCGCGCCCATCCCTTCCTGGCGGGCTGGAATCCTCGCCCGCCGCCCCTACGCCTCCGTCGCCGATCTGCGGGAAACCGCCGCCGAGCTCGCCGAGGGCTGGACCGACCAGGAGGTCGACGCCGCCCTGGCCCATCATCCCCGCATCGGCGAGAAGGTCTCCGGCGACGACGCTGAGGCCGCCGCCTCCCGCCGCGAGCAGGGCGGCCTCAGCGAGGATGAGGAGGCCAGGCTCGCCTGGATCGAGGCCAACCAGGAGTATGAGCAGCGTTTCGACAGAATCTTCCTCATCCGCGCCAAAGGGCGCACCCCTGAGGAGATGATGGACCAGCTGCGCGAGCGCCTGGCCAGCAGCCCCGAGGCAGAGAACCGCGTCCGCCGCGAGCAGCTGGCCGAGATCGCGCTGCTGCGCCTCGACGAGGCCATCACCGACTGA
- the metX gene encoding homoserine O-acetyltransferase MetX encodes MPNDYGHRPGGALRTAELGAFEFETGGQLPQVTLAYETWGQLNEAGDNAILVAHALTGDTHVASTGADPETGWWEGLLGPGRPIDTGRWFVIAPAMAGGCYGSTGPGSPDRAGVPWGSRFPFVTIRDSVRLERRLLEQLGVPRLHAVVGGSMGGARALEWAATFPELVGGVGVFACGAASTAEQISFGQAQVLAIRNDPNFRGGDYYAGPRPEAGLRLARRIAHITYRTGSELQERFGRARQGAEDPFGSARSLARTGRYQVESYMDHHGQKLAARFDPNAYLTLAEALMSHDVGRGRGGPQKALAEVQARAFVVAVDSDRLYYPHESHELAELLPGAEKAHVISSPIGHDGFLTSADQLGDEMREALAL; translated from the coding sequence CTGCCGAACGACTACGGCCACCGTCCCGGCGGGGCCCTGCGCACCGCCGAGCTGGGAGCCTTCGAGTTCGAGACCGGCGGACAGCTGCCGCAGGTGACGCTGGCCTACGAGACCTGGGGGCAGCTCAACGAGGCCGGGGACAACGCGATCCTCGTCGCCCACGCCCTCACCGGTGACACCCACGTGGCGTCCACCGGCGCGGACCCGGAGACCGGCTGGTGGGAGGGCCTGCTCGGGCCTGGCCGCCCCATCGACACCGGCAGGTGGTTCGTGATCGCCCCGGCGATGGCGGGCGGCTGCTATGGCTCCACCGGCCCCGGATCGCCTGACCGCGCCGGCGTTCCCTGGGGCTCACGGTTCCCGTTCGTCACCATCCGGGACTCGGTCCGCCTGGAGCGTCGGCTGCTCGAGCAGCTCGGGGTGCCCCGGCTGCACGCCGTAGTCGGCGGCTCCATGGGCGGTGCCCGGGCGCTGGAGTGGGCGGCGACCTTCCCTGAGCTGGTGGGCGGCGTCGGGGTGTTCGCCTGCGGAGCTGCGTCGACGGCTGAGCAGATCTCCTTCGGCCAGGCCCAGGTGCTGGCCATCCGCAACGACCCGAACTTCCGCGGCGGCGACTACTACGCCGGCCCCCGGCCCGAGGCCGGCCTGCGGCTGGCTCGCCGGATCGCCCACATCACCTACCGGACCGGCTCCGAGCTGCAGGAGCGCTTCGGCCGGGCCCGGCAGGGTGCCGAGGACCCCTTCGGCTCCGCCCGGAGCCTGGCCCGCACCGGCCGTTACCAGGTGGAGTCCTACATGGACCACCACGGGCAGAAGCTCGCGGCCCGGTTCGATCCCAATGCGTACCTGACCCTGGCTGAGGCGCTGATGAGCCACGACGTCGGCCGCGGCCGCGGGGGGCCGCAGAAGGCGCTGGCTGAGGTGCAGGCGCGGGCGTTCGTCGTCGCAGTGGACTCCGACCGCCTCTACTACCCGCATGAGTCCCACGAGCTCGCCGAGCTGCTCCCGGGCGCGGAGAAGGCGCATGTGATCTCCTCGCCGATCGGCCACGATGGGTTCCTCACCAGTGCTGATCAGCTGGGGGACGAGATGCGTGAGGCACTGGCCCTCTGA